A stretch of Acidovorax sp. RAC01 DNA encodes these proteins:
- a CDS encoding cation transporter has protein sequence MSAHCCDHDTPGARAAADPRYRRILVTALVVNAMMFALELGAGVRSGSASLLADAIDFLGDAANYGLSLWVLGMALAWRARAALVKGASMLAFGVFVAGRVAWGLWQGQPPEPLTMGAVGLLALAANLGVAALLYAYREGDANMRGVWLCTRNDALGNVAVMVAALGVFGTGSAWPDLAVAAVMATLAITGGWSIVQQARQELAGEARGCDAKLPDR, from the coding sequence ATGTCAGCACACTGCTGCGATCACGACACCCCCGGCGCCCGTGCCGCTGCCGACCCACGCTACCGCCGCATCCTCGTGACCGCCCTGGTCGTCAACGCGATGATGTTTGCGCTGGAGCTGGGCGCGGGCGTTCGTTCGGGCTCAGCGTCGCTGCTGGCCGACGCCATCGACTTTCTGGGCGATGCCGCCAACTACGGCCTGTCGCTGTGGGTGCTGGGCATGGCGCTGGCGTGGCGCGCCCGGGCTGCGCTGGTCAAGGGTGCCAGCATGCTGGCTTTCGGCGTGTTTGTGGCGGGGCGCGTGGCGTGGGGCCTGTGGCAGGGCCAGCCGCCCGAACCCCTGACCATGGGCGCCGTGGGCCTGCTGGCATTGGCAGCCAACCTGGGCGTGGCCGCCCTGCTGTACGCCTACCGCGAGGGCGACGCCAACATGCGCGGCGTGTGGCTGTGCACGCGCAACGACGCACTGGGCAACGTGGCCGTGATGGTGGCGGCGCTGGGCGTGTTTGGCACCGGTAGCGCATGGCCCGACCTGGCAGTGGCCGCCGTGATGGCCACGCTGGCCATCACGGGCGGCTGGAGCATCGTGCAACAGGCGCGACAGGAACTTGCAGGCGAAGCCAGGGGATGCGATGCCAAGCTGCCTGACCGCTAG
- a CDS encoding EAL domain-containing protein, with the protein MKVPLLNPSFPQDFIPLEGTPQDCTDCANAERLGFQFDYAYQPIVDLARHEVFAHEALVRGPNGEGAATVLSQVNDLNRYRFDQACRVKAIKGASELGMQQPISINFLPNAIYKPEVCIRTTLEAARAHSFPLENIIFEVTEGERIEDGKWFASVLRHYRSCGFKTAIDDFGAGYAGLKLLSDFQPDIIKIDMDLVRNVDTSRARQAIVRSMVVLCRDLGIEVIAEGIESPQERDFLYDAGIHLMQGYLFARPAFKAVAALDAATLHAGH; encoded by the coding sequence ATGAAAGTGCCTCTCTTGAACCCCTCTTTTCCGCAGGACTTCATTCCGCTTGAAGGCACACCGCAGGACTGCACCGACTGCGCCAACGCCGAGCGGCTGGGTTTCCAGTTCGACTATGCCTACCAGCCCATCGTCGATCTGGCGCGGCATGAGGTGTTTGCCCACGAGGCGCTGGTGCGCGGCCCCAACGGCGAAGGCGCGGCCACGGTGCTGTCGCAGGTCAATGACCTCAACCGCTACCGCTTTGACCAGGCGTGCCGCGTCAAGGCCATCAAGGGCGCCAGCGAGCTGGGCATGCAGCAGCCGATCTCGATCAATTTTTTACCCAACGCCATTTACAAACCCGAGGTCTGCATCCGCACCACGCTGGAAGCGGCGCGCGCACACTCTTTCCCGCTCGAGAACATCATTTTTGAGGTGACCGAAGGCGAGCGCATTGAAGACGGCAAGTGGTTCGCGTCGGTGCTGCGGCACTACCGCAGCTGCGGCTTCAAGACGGCCATCGATGATTTCGGCGCTGGCTACGCGGGCCTGAAGCTGCTGTCCGACTTCCAGCCCGACATCATCAAGATCGACATGGACCTGGTCCGTAACGTGGACACCAGCCGCGCCCGGCAGGCCATCGTGCGCAGCATGGTCGTGCTGTGCCGGGACCTTGGCATCGAGGTGATTGCTGAAGGCATCGAGTCACCGCAGGAGCGCGATTTTCTGTACGACGCGGGCATCCACCTGATGCAGGGTTACCTGTTTGCCAGGCCCGCATTCAAGGCCGTGGCCGCGCTGGACGCCGCCACGCTGCACGCTGGCCACTGA
- a CDS encoding OmpA family protein — protein MAVLDDDMDDGAGELTAPVWAVFGDLMAGLLGCFVLILVGVLVVQIDLVASLKQEVEKRQQEEQRRMALEKALAVPLASGRVTVNNGRIGISGSVLFSAGSDELRPEGRQLLKTLVQPLQVYLRERDEMLMVSGFTDNTTLLRGSQQRFADNLELSAQRALTVARALIDAGMPSSQVFAAAFGAEQPVADNADEKGRAQNRRVEMAPVARAPRNLAGPAR, from the coding sequence ATGGCGGTGCTGGACGACGACATGGACGATGGCGCCGGCGAGCTGACTGCGCCCGTATGGGCGGTGTTCGGGGACCTGATGGCGGGTCTGCTGGGCTGCTTTGTGCTGATTCTGGTGGGTGTGCTGGTGGTCCAGATCGACCTGGTGGCCAGCCTCAAGCAGGAAGTGGAAAAGCGCCAGCAGGAAGAGCAGCGCCGCATGGCGCTGGAGAAAGCCCTGGCCGTGCCCCTGGCCAGTGGCCGGGTCACGGTGAACAACGGTCGCATTGGCATCAGCGGCAGCGTGCTGTTTTCCGCCGGCTCCGACGAGCTGCGGCCCGAGGGGCGCCAGCTTCTGAAGACGCTGGTGCAGCCGCTGCAGGTGTACCTGCGCGAGCGCGACGAGATGCTGATGGTCAGCGGCTTTACCGACAACACCACGCTGCTGCGGGGCAGCCAGCAGCGGTTTGCCGACAATCTGGAGCTGTCTGCGCAGCGCGCGCTCACGGTGGCGAGGGCGTTGATTGACGCGGGCATGCCCTCGTCGCAGGTGTTTGCTGCCGCTTTCGGGGCTGAGCAGCCTGTGGCTGACAACGCCGACGAGAAGGGCCGTGCCCAGAACCGCCGCGTGGAAATGGCTCCGGTGGCGCGCGCGCCGCGCAACCTGGCAGGCCCCGCGCGATGA
- a CDS encoding DUF2894 domain-containing protein, whose product MNADMVPEPQAQPALDALEALRVQGLEQSEPVRFRYLQALAGRMDGQPDAVRQLLAQRLDTAVAAYRAKARAGAEGGASGGLLNAGGAGVAPDSAASTRAMAALAQLNRDLGAPRLAAGNPLGGTAQAQADALAPRDLRSVRQFSTTLARISAEQKVAKAVARGPQNAGPLNAHRLVVQALAAMQAVSPDYVQRFLVHAETLLWMEQAHQQARRVRPPARGRSVQAGR is encoded by the coding sequence ATGAACGCCGACATGGTGCCGGAACCTCAGGCGCAGCCTGCCCTGGACGCGCTGGAGGCCTTGCGCGTCCAGGGCCTGGAGCAGTCCGAGCCAGTGCGTTTTCGCTACCTGCAGGCCCTGGCTGGCCGCATGGACGGGCAACCCGATGCAGTGCGGCAATTGCTGGCGCAGCGGCTGGATACCGCCGTCGCGGCGTACAGGGCCAAGGCACGGGCGGGGGCCGAAGGCGGTGCGTCCGGAGGATTGTTGAATGCGGGGGGGGCGGGCGTTGCGCCGGACTCTGCGGCATCAACGCGTGCCATGGCAGCCTTGGCACAGCTCAACCGCGACCTGGGCGCCCCCCGGTTGGCGGCCGGCAACCCCCTGGGAGGCACAGCGCAGGCGCAAGCCGATGCCTTGGCACCCCGCGACCTGCGCAGCGTGCGCCAGTTCAGCACTACGCTGGCGCGTATCTCGGCAGAACAGAAAGTGGCGAAAGCCGTGGCCCGTGGGCCGCAAAACGCCGGGCCGCTGAACGCCCACCGGCTGGTGGTGCAGGCGCTGGCCGCCATGCAGGCCGTGTCGCCGGACTATGTGCAGCGCTTTCTGGTCCACGCGGAAACCCTGCTGTGGATGGAGCAGGCGCACCAGCAGGCGCGGCGTGTACGCCCACCTGCCCGCGGGCGCAGTGTGCAGGCAGGGCGTTAG
- a CDS encoding DUF3348 family protein → MNLHSHHRLHSSALVRLLQQWMPATQGRGRREVDVGEELSQWLSTVDAVTLSRAVRATEEMEPSSAPDGAAATAAPELAALVDAARAELAALAEGRPAAGRPQRSRADNTPVDQPDPAAEAQFAPHAARYLAAQKQIEPRVVALRAQVRSGLASAAPAARPLAALDAVMEQVMAPREQRLWATLAGHLERRMAHRRQLHEDMLAATGSTDDPARWKQPGGWLHAFERDLQALLQAEIDVRLQPVMGLLEAAQHKNKELTE, encoded by the coding sequence ATGAATCTGCACAGCCACCACCGCCTTCACAGCTCCGCGCTGGTCCGCCTGCTCCAGCAATGGATGCCAGCCACGCAGGGCCGCGGGCGTCGCGAGGTGGATGTGGGCGAGGAACTCAGCCAGTGGCTCAGTACCGTGGATGCTGTCACCCTGAGCCGGGCCGTGCGTGCGACGGAAGAGATGGAGCCGAGCAGCGCCCCTGACGGGGCTGCCGCCACTGCCGCGCCCGAGCTGGCGGCGCTGGTTGACGCCGCGCGGGCCGAACTGGCCGCGCTGGCCGAGGGGCGCCCGGCCGCGGGCCGGCCGCAGCGCTCGCGTGCCGACAACACGCCGGTGGACCAGCCCGACCCTGCAGCCGAAGCGCAGTTTGCGCCGCACGCCGCGCGCTACCTTGCCGCGCAAAAGCAGATCGAGCCGCGCGTGGTGGCCCTGCGGGCGCAGGTGCGCAGCGGCCTTGCCAGTGCCGCACCGGCCGCGCGCCCCCTGGCCGCGCTGGACGCGGTGATGGAACAGGTGATGGCACCGCGTGAGCAACGGCTGTGGGCCACGCTGGCGGGGCACCTTGAGCGGCGCATGGCCCACCGCCGCCAGCTTCATGAAGACATGCTGGCGGCCACCGGCAGCACGGACGACCCCGCGCGCTGGAAGCAGCCCGGTGGCTGGCTCCACGCATTTGAACGCGACCTGCAGGCCCTGCTGCAGGCAGAAATCGACGTACGCCTGCAGCCCGTGATGGGTTTGCTGGAGGCGGCACAGCACAAGAACAAGGAACTGACGGAATGA
- a CDS encoding YitT family protein, whose product MSRPTTVAAALAPQPAAPGVPHTLTEDAVAIFTGVLLISVGIVFFTSAGLLTGGTAGLAFLLHYATDIGFGKIFFVLNLPFYWLAWRKMGRAFTLKTFAAVLLLSVLAELQSHFLQLAQLQPLYAAVAGGLITGTGFLVLFRHRCSLGGVGIAALYLQDRYGWRAGKVQMAVDCCIVLLALFTVEPLRVVWSIAGAVALNLVLAMNHRPGRYMAV is encoded by the coding sequence ATGTCCCGCCCCACCACCGTTGCCGCCGCACTGGCGCCCCAGCCCGCCGCACCGGGTGTGCCCCACACGCTCACAGAAGACGCCGTGGCGATCTTCACCGGGGTGTTGCTGATCTCGGTGGGCATCGTGTTTTTCACGAGTGCAGGGCTGCTGACCGGCGGCACGGCCGGGCTGGCGTTCCTGCTGCACTACGCCACGGACATCGGCTTCGGAAAGATCTTTTTCGTGCTTAACCTGCCGTTCTACTGGCTGGCATGGCGCAAGATGGGGCGCGCGTTCACCCTCAAGACCTTCGCCGCCGTGCTGCTGCTGTCGGTACTGGCCGAACTGCAGTCGCACTTTTTGCAGCTGGCACAGCTGCAGCCGCTGTACGCCGCGGTTGCGGGCGGTCTCATCACGGGCACGGGCTTTCTGGTGCTTTTTCGCCACCGTTGCAGCCTGGGGGGCGTGGGCATTGCAGCCCTGTACCTGCAAGACCGCTATGGCTGGCGGGCCGGCAAGGTGCAGATGGCGGTGGACTGCTGCATCGTGCTGCTGGCACTGTTCACGGTGGAGCCGCTGCGCGTGGTGTGGTCGATAGCGGGTGCGGTGGCGCTCAATCTGGTGCTGGCGATGAACCACCGCCCGGGCCGCTACATGGCCGTGTGA
- a CDS encoding DUF802 domain-containing protein, which produces MKNSWMAGVFAAGLAVVGWVAWGFVGISPLALAMTAVIAAVYVLGAVELMQFRAASRSLASALSALPDSAAGLEVWSQGLHASVRGPVLRRIDGERAALPGPALTPYLVGLLVMLGMLGTFLGMVVTFNGAVVALEASTQLESIRAALAAPIKGLGLSFGTSVAGVAASAMLGLMSALARRERMAALRLLDSHIAKALRPFSGAQRRDAMLDALQAQAGALPLIAERLEALASGIERRHEALDAQLLARSDAFHREAAGAYTALAAAVGASLQDSLKAGAVAAGDIVRPVVERAMLTLTEQAAQSHARLDAATAAHLSALGAQWEAATREVAATWTGALRTHEHTQGAMLSQLDHALQTVTQSFAQRSDALLAAVHEVTVQSAQAQAAADAQRLARWAESLNALTGSVAAQWEHAGAQAAQQQRDVAQALQAAASQLDTALQTTAHGFDARTAAMLRALQDSTEHARQGQAQADRERLEQWNASMAGMAATLAEQWQRAAVETVQQQQVVGQALADTADRISQRVDQQLEHTLGGAARLLEQSEALVQARTEAEAGWLQAQGQRMDSLAAIWQGELAALRDQEAERGQAAVERLDALQAAVAVHLQNLGAALEAPLTRLLQTASEVPQAAAGVITQLREEMSRLSVRDTQALAERTAMTGQLGQLLEAVGQAADRQGAAIESMVGSAAQVLEQATAQFAAVLDAQTAKADGAAAHVAASAVELSSLGESFAHGVALFTDSNDRLMQGLGRIESVLGQSMARSDEQLAYYVAQAREVIDLSMTSQQAIVEDLRRLHAAQARTAAVAEAA; this is translated from the coding sequence ATGAAAAACAGCTGGATGGCAGGTGTGTTTGCAGCAGGCCTGGCCGTGGTGGGGTGGGTGGCCTGGGGGTTTGTGGGCATCAGCCCGCTGGCGCTGGCCATGACGGCCGTGATTGCGGCTGTGTACGTGCTGGGTGCTGTAGAGCTGATGCAGTTTCGCGCCGCGAGCCGGTCACTTGCCAGTGCGCTGTCGGCACTGCCGGATTCGGCGGCGGGGCTGGAGGTATGGTCACAAGGCCTGCATGCCAGCGTGCGCGGCCCCGTGCTGCGCCGTATCGATGGCGAGCGCGCTGCCCTGCCGGGCCCGGCGCTCACGCCGTATCTGGTGGGCCTGCTCGTCATGCTGGGCATGCTGGGCACCTTTCTGGGCATGGTCGTCACCTTCAACGGCGCCGTGGTGGCGCTGGAGGCATCGACCCAGCTCGAATCCATCCGGGCCGCGCTGGCCGCACCCATCAAGGGGCTGGGGCTCTCGTTTGGCACCTCGGTGGCTGGGGTGGCTGCGTCGGCCATGCTGGGCCTGATGTCGGCCCTGGCCCGACGCGAGCGCATGGCTGCCTTGCGCCTGCTGGACAGCCACATTGCCAAGGCGCTGCGCCCGTTTTCAGGCGCGCAGCGCCGTGATGCCATGCTGGACGCACTGCAGGCGCAGGCGGGCGCGCTGCCGCTCATCGCCGAGCGGCTGGAGGCCCTGGCCAGCGGGATCGAACGCCGGCACGAAGCGCTTGATGCGCAGCTGCTGGCACGCAGCGATGCGTTCCACCGCGAGGCGGCCGGCGCCTACACCGCGCTGGCTGCCGCCGTGGGCGCTTCGCTGCAGGACAGCCTCAAGGCCGGCGCAGTGGCCGCGGGCGACATCGTCCGGCCCGTGGTCGAGCGCGCCATGCTCACGCTGACCGAGCAGGCCGCGCAGTCGCACGCTCGCCTGGATGCCGCCACCGCAGCCCATCTGAGCGCCCTGGGCGCGCAGTGGGAGGCTGCCACGCGCGAAGTGGCGGCCACCTGGACGGGCGCGTTGCGCACGCACGAACACACGCAGGGCGCCATGCTGTCGCAGCTCGACCACGCGCTGCAGACCGTGACGCAATCGTTTGCGCAGCGGTCCGATGCGCTGCTGGCGGCGGTGCATGAGGTCACCGTGCAGTCGGCCCAGGCGCAGGCCGCCGCCGACGCGCAGCGCCTGGCCCGTTGGGCCGAGTCGCTGAACGCCTTGACGGGCAGCGTGGCGGCGCAGTGGGAGCACGCGGGCGCGCAGGCCGCACAGCAGCAGCGCGACGTGGCACAGGCCTTGCAGGCGGCGGCCAGCCAGCTCGATACCGCGCTGCAGACCACCGCACACGGGTTTGACGCACGCACCGCGGCCATGCTGCGGGCCTTGCAAGACAGCACCGAGCACGCCCGTCAGGGGCAGGCCCAGGCCGACCGTGAACGGCTGGAGCAGTGGAACGCGTCCATGGCGGGCATGGCCGCCACCCTGGCCGAGCAGTGGCAGCGTGCCGCGGTGGAAACCGTGCAGCAGCAGCAGGTCGTGGGCCAGGCCCTGGCCGACACGGCAGACCGCATCAGCCAGCGTGTGGACCAGCAGCTTGAACACACCCTGGGCGGCGCTGCGAGGCTGCTGGAGCAGTCCGAAGCGCTGGTGCAGGCCCGCACCGAGGCGGAAGCCGGCTGGCTGCAGGCGCAGGGGCAGCGCATGGATTCTCTGGCGGCCATCTGGCAAGGCGAGCTGGCTGCCCTGCGGGACCAGGAAGCCGAGCGGGGCCAGGCGGCGGTGGAGCGGCTTGACGCCCTGCAGGCTGCCGTAGCCGTACACCTGCAGAACCTGGGCGCGGCGCTGGAGGCACCGCTCACGCGGCTGCTGCAGACCGCATCCGAAGTGCCGCAGGCGGCAGCGGGCGTGATCACGCAGCTGCGCGAGGAGATGTCGCGCCTGTCCGTGCGCGACACGCAGGCCCTGGCCGAGCGCACCGCCATGACCGGCCAGCTGGGGCAGCTGCTCGAAGCGGTGGGCCAGGCCGCAGACCGGCAGGGCGCTGCCATCGAGTCCATGGTGGGCTCGGCCGCGCAGGTGCTGGAGCAGGCCACCGCGCAGTTCGCGGCCGTGCTCGATGCGCAGACCGCCAAGGCCGACGGAGCGGCAGCCCATGTGGCCGCCAGCGCGGTGGAGCTGTCCAGCCTGGGAGAGTCGTTTGCGCACGGCGTGGCGCTGTTCACCGACAGCAACGACCGGCTCATGCAGGGGCTGGGCCGTATTGAGTCTGTCCTGGGCCAGTCGATGGCGCGCAGCGACGAGCAGCTGGCCTACTACGTGGCCCAGGCGCGGGAGGTGATCGACCTCAGCATGACATCGCAGCAGGCCATTGTGGAAGACCTGCGCAGGTTGCACGCAGCGCAGGCGCGCACGGCAGCCGTGGCCGAGGCTGCGTGA
- a CDS encoding Cd(II)/Pb(II)-responsive transcriptional regulator → MNATPAMHRIGSAARLSGVSAANIRYYEKEGLLPPGLRMDNSYRLYGPDDVHRLRFIRLCRAMDMSLQEVRTLLALDLTRKADCEAARDTLDEHLAHVRSRLAELQALESDLMALRNRCDGSDGHCRIIEALHARADAGALPSTPAAAGVRRHV, encoded by the coding sequence ATGAATGCGACCCCCGCCATGCACCGCATCGGTAGCGCCGCACGCCTCTCGGGTGTGTCGGCGGCCAACATCCGCTATTACGAAAAGGAAGGGTTGCTGCCGCCCGGACTGCGCATGGACAACAGCTACCGCCTGTACGGGCCGGACGACGTGCACCGCCTGCGTTTCATCCGGCTGTGCCGCGCGATGGACATGTCGCTGCAGGAGGTGCGCACACTGCTGGCCCTGGACCTGACACGCAAAGCCGACTGCGAGGCCGCGCGCGACACCCTGGATGAACACCTGGCCCATGTGCGCTCCCGGCTGGCCGAGTTGCAGGCGCTGGAGTCAGACCTCATGGCGCTGCGCAATCGCTGCGACGGCTCTGATGGCCACTGCCGCATCATCGAGGCCCTGCACGCCCGTGCCGATGCGGGTGCGCTGCCGTCCACGCCTGCCGCGGCTGGCGTCCGGCGGCATGTCTAG